CGACATGCTGGACAAAACCTGCAAAAGCACCAGCTATACCATTACAGCAGTGGAGATTTTGTTTTGCATGGTGAAAGAACTGTATACCAAAGTGGACGAAATCTACACTTGCTACAGCAACATCAGCAAAGCGATTGACTGCTCCAATGATCAGGTGCTTAAAAACGGAGGCATTACAGATCAATGGGCCGATTATGGCAAGAAGTTGCAGGATGTGATCAACATCGGCAACGATATTTTCAACAACATAGTAGCCGCACTGAAAGCCGCTAATATCCTGGAAGAATCACTGTGTGGGAAAGATTACGGCATCCACGTGGCCATTGATAATATCGGCTGCCTGTTCAACAACCCTTCCGACGGCAGTTCCAGTGTTGGCAATGGTGGTGCTGGCATGAAGCCCGCTGATGGCGATAGTATGGAAATCTGTTGTACAGATAAACTGGTATGTCCGGTGTTCCCACTTACAGCCGATCAGTATTACACGCTTACCCAAAAGCAACTGACTGCTGCCGACAACAGACTGGCAGCCGTTAAACCGGAATATGACAGCGTAAGCCAGGAGGCGAACAGACTGCAGGCTTGTACCGACAGCCTTACCAAGGCTATACAGCAAGCACAAACAGCTAAAGCCTGCAAGTAGCATCAATGCAGCCTTAACTTTTTCATCATCTTAAAAAAATATTGATATGCCTGCAAAAGGAACATACCCGTTACCCAAATTTCATTTCCTGGTAGAATGGGGAAAAGATGTACGCCTGGGATTCACAGAAGTATCTGGTCTCGATTTCGAAACAGAAGTGATAGAATACCGGGAAGGTAACAGCAAGAAATACAACAAAAGCAAACAACCCGGCCTCACCAAGTACGCCAACATCACCCTGAAGAGGGGCACTTTCGAAGGCGACTATGATTACTACAAAGCCTGGCGCGAAACCTATTTTTTCCAGGAAGGCAACAAAGCCGGCAGCAAGTACCGCCGCGATGTAACCATCAAGTTGCTGAATGAAAACCACGACCCGGTGATTACCTGGAAAGTGTTGAACGCCTGGCCCATTAAGGTGACCTCTACTGATCTGAAAGCAGATGCTAACGAGGTGGCCATTGAAACCATGGAGCTGGCACATGAAGGATTGGAGATCATGAATGTAGACTAAGCATATGGCACAGGTAGCAACAAAACCCGATAACTTTTATCAGGCCGTAGGCTTTCATTTCTCGGTCACCTTTTTTGGCCTGCCCAAGAGCGGCAGCCAGTCGGGTGATCAGGGTAGCGACCTGGACATCCGCTTTCAAAGCGTGAGCGGGTTGGAAGCCAGCATCGATACGGAACAGGTGAAGGAGGGCGGAGAGAACCGGTTCGAGCATGTAATCCCGGTACGGCGCAGGTATTCACCCCTGGTGCTGAAGCGGGGCCTGCTGAAGCCTGCCGACTCTTCACTGTCGGCCTGGTGCCGTACCGCATTGGAAGACCAAAAGGTAAAGCCATTACAATTGGTAAAAGTGGCACTGCTGGATGAGGAGCACAACATACTCATGTACTGGAACCTGTCGTGGGTATGGCCTCGTAGCTGGAAACTGGGTGAGTTGAACGCCGAGCGCAGCGAAGTGCTCATAGAAACACTGGAGCTGAACTACAATCGTTTTGAATTCAAAAATAGTTAAGTCATGCCCATAGAGATCAGGGAACTGGTGATCAAAGCTGAGGTAAGCCCGGATAATACGGCTGCCGGAAATAGCAGCGCCGGAAATGGGAATAGCACTCCCCAGGAGGCGCTGATAGAGCTATGCGTGGAAAAAGTATTACAGGTACTGAAAGAAAAAAATGAGCGATGAGCGACGCGAAACTGGAAAAGATCTATATACTAACGTATACGGATAAACTACAACAGCAATTGGATAAGGGCCACAAATTCACCGTTCCGGTGAACGCGGAAACTTATACCCGTACGCTGAAAGTAGACTACGATATCCGTAGGGAGCCAGGTAGTCAGAAAACGGAAGCACGCTTTATTTCCACTATTCCGGAAGAGTTGAAACTGGATTTTGTGCTCGATGGCACCGATACTATTGAAGGATACGGCTATGCCGGTATGAGCGTGCAGGACCAGGTGAAACTGTTGCTGGACACGGTATACCGCATGGATGGCGAAACACACCGCCCACGTTTCCTGAAAGTATTCTGGGGCAGAGAAGTTGCCTTCCCCTGCGTGATGTCGAACCTGGACCTGAACTATGTGCTGTTCAATGCCGATGGCAGCCCCCTGCGGGTGAAGGTGAGCGCCACCTTCCTCAATTACATGGCCAAAGAGGCCAATGACCGGGAGCAGCACAAGTCTTCGCCTGATCTTACACACTACCGCGTGTTTAAGCAGGGCGACCGTTTAGACCTGTACAGTTTCAATATCTACCAGGACCCTAAATACATGTTACAGGTGGCTATGCAGAACCAGCTCACTACTTTCAGACGGGTACCTATTGGCAAAGAGATCTATTTTCCACCATTTGACAAAAGCGAAACATCATGAACCAGACAGCCATACCCAACACATCCACCCATGATGTAGCCTCTTTTGATATACTGGTAAACGGCACCCAGCAGCTGAATCCGGTATATGAAGTGCTTTCGCTGACGCTTACACAAGTGGTGAATAAGCTACCAATTGCCAAGATTGTGTTGCGCGACGGTTCTGCAGCTGATCAGGATTTTCCCGTAAGCAATGCGGATGCGCTGGCACCCGGCACGCAGTTAAGCATCAAGATTGGGAGAGATGGTAACAATGCCTTGTTGTTCAAAGGTATCGTGATACATCAGGGTATTAAATTCCGGCAGGATGGTAACCCGGTGCTGACAGTAGAATGCCGCGACGAGGCCGTGAAAATGGCCATAGGCCGGCATAGCAAGTACTATGAACAGGTGAAAGACAGCGAGGTGATAGAACAGCTGATCCGTAACCATGGCCTCAGCAGCGATGTAGAAGTAACCAGTCTGCAGCATAAGGAGATGGTACAGCACCATTGCAGCGATTGGGATTTCCTGTTATTGCGCGCAGAGGTGAATGGTAAGCTGGTAATCGTAAACCAGGGAAAGGTACAGGTGAAATCGCCGGATACCGCCGCCACTGCTGCTTTGCAGCTGCAATACGGTTCTTCCCTGTTGGAACTGGAAGCGGAGATGGATGCACGCTATCAATGGAATGCCGTACAGGCCACCGCCTGGAACTATACCAGCCAGCAGTTGTATCAGGCCGAAACTTCTTCTGTGCCGTATACGGAGCAGGGTAACCTTAGCAGCAGCACGCTCGCTGGCGTGATAGGGCTTAGCAAATACGAACTGCAACACAGCGGCCGCCGCTCTGAAGAAGAGCTGCAGGAGTGGGTAAAAGCGGCTATGCTGAAAAGCCGGCTGGCCAAGATCCGCGGCAGGGCGCGTTTCTTAGGGTTCTCCGGTATATTGCCCGGCAACGTTGTGACTTTACAGGGCATGGGTAACCGCTATAATGGCAACGCATTTGTAACCGGGGTACGGCACGAGATCGCCAACGGCAGTTGGGATACGCACTTGCAGTTTGGCCTGGAGCCCGACTGGATCTCCGCTACCTGTGAGAACATTGCAGATGTGCCCGCAGCCGGCCTCCAAAGCGGTGTACATGGCCTGCAAATAGGCGTGGTGGTACAGTTACAGGATGATCCCGATGGAGAACACCGTATACGGGTGAAGATACCGGTGATTAGCAACGATGCCCGCGGCATTTGGGTACGTATGGCCAGTTTGGATGCAGGCAACAATCGCGGCGCCTTCTTCCGGCCGGAGATAGGTGATGAGGTGATTGTAGGCTTCATTAACGAAGACCCCCGTGACGCCATTGTATTGGGCATGCTCAACAGCAGCGCCAAACCGGCGCCCATCACTGCTCAGGATGCGAATGATGAAAAAGGCTTTGTGACCCGCAGTGGTATGCGTATTCACTTCAACGACAATACGAAAACTATTATCATTGATACGCCACAGGGCAATAGCATCACCATTGATGAAGCTTCTGCCAGCATCAAATTAAAGGATCAGAACGATAATAAAATCACGATGGATAGCAGTGGCATTAAGGTGGAAAGCCCTATGGACATTGAGTTGAAGGCAGGCGCCAACCTGAAACTGTCGGCCGCCGCTTCTTTATCTATCGGTGGCGCCAGCATTTCAGCGAGTGCCGATGGCATGATGGAGCTAAAAGGTTCGCTGGCCAAGCTATCCGCACAAGGGATCACGGAGATTACGGGTTCCCTGGTGAAGATCAACTAGTAAATTACCATTCACTTTAACCCCAAAAAATCACCTAACATATGCCTCCCGCAGCACGTATCAGCGATTTTCATACCTGTCCCCTGTTCAATGGGCCCGTACCTCATGTAGGCGGCCCGGTGGTAGGGCCTGGGGTGCCTACTGTACTGATCGGCGGTATGCCGGCTGCAGTGGTAGGCGATATCTGTACCTGTGCAGGCCCTCCGGATACAGTAGTAAAAGGCTCTGTAACGGTGCTCATAGGCGGCCGCCCCGCTGCGCGCCTGGGCGACCTGACCGCGCATGGTGGTGTAATTGTGATGGGGGCGCCTAATGTAGAAATAGGCGGTTAATGATGAACCATAAATTCAAACCTTATGTCGCAAAATGATCCGCATTCATTCCTGGGAACAGGCTGGAAATTTCCCCCGGCTTTCGACTTACAAAGTCGCACCGTAGCACTGGTGAGCAATGAGGAGGATATTAAAGAAAGCCTGAACATACTTCTTTCTACCAGCCTCGGAGAAAGGGTGATGCAGCCGAGATACGGATGCGACCTGCAGGACTATATCTTCGAGCCGCTCAATGCCGCCATGATAGGGTTTCTGCGCGACCTGGTCACCAATGCCATCCTCTTTTATGAGCCCCGTATTGTGACCAACGCCATAGATGTAGTACCCATGGATTCATCCGACCTGATAGAAGGCCGGTTCACCATATCTGTGGATTATACCATTTCCGCGACCAACTCCAGGTACAACTACGTGTACGATTTCTATTTGTTGGAAGCGGCTACTAAACCATGATCCATTTGTTTCATTAAATCATAGTCATGCACGATGGCTAACAACTGCGAAAATATTATCCACCCCTTTCAATATGCACCCGGCATTAGCCAGCGTAACCGCGCGTTGCCTGCGCTGGATGCCGCCAGTGCGCCGGTAGACGGGAGAACGCTGGCCGACCTGCTCAACTACTTTGTGCAGATGGCCCCTCAGATCAATTATTACCAGTACAGCGGCATTAACCAGATCAGTGATTGGCGCCCTTTCTTTGAGAATAGCCTGCCTT
The genomic region above belongs to Chitinophaga sp. 180180018-3 and contains:
- a CDS encoding phage tail protein; translated protein: MPAKGTYPLPKFHFLVEWGKDVRLGFTEVSGLDFETEVIEYREGNSKKYNKSKQPGLTKYANITLKRGTFEGDYDYYKAWRETYFFQEGNKAGSKYRRDVTIKLLNENHDPVITWKVLNAWPIKVTSTDLKADANEVAIETMELAHEGLEIMNVD
- a CDS encoding phage tail protein, encoding MAQVATKPDNFYQAVGFHFSVTFFGLPKSGSQSGDQGSDLDIRFQSVSGLEASIDTEQVKEGGENRFEHVIPVRRRYSPLVLKRGLLKPADSSLSAWCRTALEDQKVKPLQLVKVALLDEEHNILMYWNLSWVWPRSWKLGELNAERSEVLIETLELNYNRFEFKNS
- a CDS encoding DUF5908 family protein, with translation MPIEIRELVIKAEVSPDNTAAGNSSAGNGNSTPQEALIELCVEKVLQVLKEKNER
- the vgrG gene encoding type VI secretion system tip protein VgrG, translating into MNQTAIPNTSTHDVASFDILVNGTQQLNPVYEVLSLTLTQVVNKLPIAKIVLRDGSAADQDFPVSNADALAPGTQLSIKIGRDGNNALLFKGIVIHQGIKFRQDGNPVLTVECRDEAVKMAIGRHSKYYEQVKDSEVIEQLIRNHGLSSDVEVTSLQHKEMVQHHCSDWDFLLLRAEVNGKLVIVNQGKVQVKSPDTAATAALQLQYGSSLLELEAEMDARYQWNAVQATAWNYTSQQLYQAETSSVPYTEQGNLSSSTLAGVIGLSKYELQHSGRRSEEELQEWVKAAMLKSRLAKIRGRARFLGFSGILPGNVVTLQGMGNRYNGNAFVTGVRHEIANGSWDTHLQFGLEPDWISATCENIADVPAAGLQSGVHGLQIGVVVQLQDDPDGEHRIRVKIPVISNDARGIWVRMASLDAGNNRGAFFRPEIGDEVIVGFINEDPRDAIVLGMLNSSAKPAPITAQDANDEKGFVTRSGMRIHFNDNTKTIIIDTPQGNSITIDEASASIKLKDQNDNKITMDSSGIKVESPMDIELKAGANLKLSAAASLSIGGASISASADGMMELKGSLAKLSAQGITEITGSLVKIN
- a CDS encoding PAAR domain-containing protein, giving the protein MPPAARISDFHTCPLFNGPVPHVGGPVVGPGVPTVLIGGMPAAVVGDICTCAGPPDTVVKGSVTVLIGGRPAARLGDLTAHGGVIVMGAPNVEIGG
- a CDS encoding GPW/gp25 family protein: MSQNDPHSFLGTGWKFPPAFDLQSRTVALVSNEEDIKESLNILLSTSLGERVMQPRYGCDLQDYIFEPLNAAMIGFLRDLVTNAILFYEPRIVTNAIDVVPMDSSDLIEGRFTISVDYTISATNSRYNYVYDFYLLEAATKP